Proteins encoded in a region of the Oscillospiraceae bacterium MB24-C1 genome:
- a CDS encoding cation diffusion facilitator family transporter codes for MMDDLQKQKLALRVSTVSIMGNVLLTVAKLAAGIIAHSSAMVSDAVHSASDIISTVVVIWGVRLSAQREDAEHPYGHERMESAAAVALAGLLMATGVYIGLGGVKTILTGLSGGFVVPGFLALAAAVISIAVKEMMYHYTRAAAKKADSASLMADAWHHRSDALSSVGSLIGIGGALLGFPIMDPIACVIISVVIVKVSFDIARQAFDQMLDRACEPALQTQMRDIVMAQQGVLRLDSLTTRKFGSKIYVDVSIAADGALSVKEGHDIAQAVHEQIELHFPAVKHCMVHVNPYPAKDSEP; via the coding sequence ATGATGGATGATTTACAAAAGCAAAAATTAGCTTTGCGTGTCTCAACGGTAAGCATAATGGGCAACGTGCTGTTGACGGTCGCCAAGTTGGCGGCTGGTATTATTGCACATTCTTCAGCGATGGTCTCAGACGCAGTGCATTCCGCCTCGGATATCATAAGCACTGTTGTAGTGATTTGGGGTGTACGCCTCTCAGCGCAGCGCGAGGACGCCGAGCATCCCTATGGGCATGAGCGCATGGAATCGGCGGCGGCAGTCGCGCTGGCCGGCCTGCTGATGGCTACTGGCGTCTACATCGGGCTGGGCGGGGTCAAGACCATTTTAACTGGCCTTTCAGGCGGATTTGTCGTGCCAGGCTTTCTGGCGTTGGCAGCGGCGGTTATTTCAATCGCTGTCAAGGAGATGATGTACCACTACACCCGCGCCGCAGCCAAAAAAGCCGATTCGGCCTCGCTCATGGCGGATGCCTGGCATCACCGTTCAGACGCACTGTCTTCAGTCGGCTCACTCATCGGCATCGGTGGAGCGCTGCTAGGTTTTCCAATCATGGATCCCATCGCCTGCGTCATCATCTCGGTTGTCATCGTCAAGGTTTCCTTCGACATTGCCCGGCAGGCGTTTGACCAGATGTTAGATCGCGCCTGCGAGCCTGCCCTGCAAACACAGATGCGTGATATTGTGATGGCACAGCAAGGCGTTCTGCGGCTTGACAGCCTGACCACCCGAAAATTCGGCTCTAAAATTTATGTCGATGTTAGCATCGCAGCGGACGGCGCCTTGAGCGTAAAAGAAGGGCACGACATCGCTCAAGCGGTGCACGAGCAGATTGAGCTGCATTTCCCCGCTGTCAAACACTGTATGGTGCATGTCAACCCTTACCCGGCCAAAGATTCGGAGCCTTAA
- a CDS encoding ATP-binding cassette domain-containing protein: MDNIITIKGLSKTYRVGAEKVKALSNINLAIGKGEICCILGTSGSGKSTLLNQLAGLEKPTAGSVYIGKTNISRLTEDQLAGFRQKYVGFVFQSYNLIPSMTATENVAMPLLFRGVPREVRDRESLQMLKKVGLGNRARHKPSEMSGGQQQRVGIARAFVAKPKIVFADEPTGNLDSRTTLEVMRLLIEMAHDNGITFVLVTHDNELARYADRIITIRDGMVISDETNPHPAYLDPVPVGEASTKTLPSLEDVQPEAPSLSVEDAVEGTEAAAQSNIAPAPDNNVQPPNETQAEVAEPKPLADNQPEIAAQSPPGKTQPKPNEPQSEPTTEGKTDE, from the coding sequence TTGGATAATATCATCACCATAAAGGGCCTCTCCAAAACATATCGCGTCGGAGCTGAAAAGGTCAAGGCGCTCAGCAATATCAATCTCGCCATCGGCAAAGGGGAAATCTGCTGCATCCTCGGCACCTCTGGGTCGGGAAAATCAACGCTATTAAACCAGCTAGCCGGGCTAGAAAAACCCACTGCGGGCAGCGTCTACATAGGCAAAACCAATATCTCGCGCCTAACCGAAGATCAGCTTGCCGGTTTTCGGCAAAAGTATGTCGGCTTTGTGTTTCAGTCCTATAACCTGATACCCTCGATGACCGCTACAGAAAACGTAGCAATGCCATTGTTGTTTCGCGGGGTGCCGCGCGAGGTGCGCGACCGTGAATCGCTGCAAATGCTAAAAAAAGTGGGGCTGGGCAACCGGGCGCGGCATAAGCCTTCAGAGATGTCCGGTGGACAACAGCAGCGCGTAGGCATTGCCAGAGCCTTTGTGGCAAAGCCGAAGATCGTCTTTGCGGACGAACCAACCGGTAACCTCGATAGCCGCACCACGCTGGAGGTTATGCGTTTGCTTATCGAAATGGCGCACGACAACGGTATCACCTTTGTGCTGGTTACGCACGACAATGAATTAGCACGTTACGCCGACCGTATTATTACGATACGCGACGGCATGGTCATCAGCGACGAAACGAATCCTCACCCGGCCTACCTTGATCCGGTTCCAGTCGGCGAAGCGTCCACAAAAACGTTACCGTCGCTGGAGGACGTACAACCAGAAGCGCCGTCCCTATCTGTAGAAGACGCCGTCGAAGGCACTGAGGCCGCCGCACAGTCAAACATAGCCCCGGCACCAGACAACAACGTGCAGCCGCCAAACGAGACACAGGCCGAAGTCGCCGAACCAAAGCCCCTAGCAGATAATCAGCCCGAAATCGCTGCGCAGTCACCCCCGGGCAAGACCCAACCCAAGCCCAACGAGCCGCAGAGCGAACCGACGACAGAGGGCAAAACTGATGAATAA
- a CDS encoding ABC transporter permease — protein MKTFDIIQMCLRNLIRRKYRTLLTLIGVVAGTCAVVLMIAVGLGMKANQEEQLAQMGDLTIIEVYSYGQTDKLGNKVIMDDAMVEKIRSMPGVLTATPLYRPQNLSAQLFAGKNERYMTYFYNVIGVYPDALPLLGYELMEGTWEDAFAAPYSIVMGQYGAYNLQDTRKKRGNNRVDPYPDRFGNISDPFVNMLESKLLIRLQQESESAKKIEYKPKVTAVMKEDWQRGYETSRGMFMSITDLKKMEADYMKANKIKVDRNNNNGYEETKVKVTDINYVDTVQTAIDDMGFDTWSMESIRKPMVEQTKKTQIFLGMIAGVSLFVASLGIINTMLMSVYERTREIGVMKVVGCHVKDIRTLFLMEAGCIGLLGGIVGIVLSGSIAYLVNYMGLSISFGTDIFGRGDGPAQMFIITPWLVMLALVFSTLIGILSGYYPANRAVKISALTAIKQE, from the coding sequence ATGAAGACCTTTGATATCATCCAGATGTGCCTACGTAATCTGATCAGGCGCAAATACCGTACCTTGCTGACCTTGATCGGCGTGGTCGCGGGCACCTGCGCCGTTGTGCTGATGATTGCGGTAGGCCTCGGTATGAAAGCCAATCAGGAAGAGCAGCTGGCACAGATGGGCGACTTGACCATCATTGAGGTATATAGTTATGGTCAGACCGATAAATTGGGCAACAAAGTGATCATGGACGACGCCATGGTCGAGAAAATCAGATCAATGCCCGGCGTTTTGACCGCAACACCGCTTTATCGTCCCCAAAATCTAAGTGCGCAGCTCTTCGCTGGTAAAAACGAGCGATATATGACCTATTTTTACAACGTCATCGGTGTATATCCTGACGCCCTTCCCCTTCTGGGTTATGAGCTAATGGAGGGCACATGGGAGGATGCGTTTGCAGCGCCATATTCCATTGTCATGGGGCAATACGGCGCCTACAACCTTCAGGATACTCGAAAAAAGCGCGGCAATAACCGCGTGGACCCCTACCCCGACCGCTTTGGTAACATCTCCGATCCGTTTGTCAATATGTTGGAAAGCAAGCTGCTCATCCGTCTGCAACAGGAAAGCGAAAGCGCAAAAAAGATCGAATATAAGCCCAAGGTCACTGCCGTAATGAAAGAGGATTGGCAACGCGGCTATGAGACCTCACGCGGCATGTTTATGTCCATTACCGATTTAAAAAAGATGGAGGCCGACTACATGAAGGCCAACAAGATTAAAGTGGACAGAAACAACAATAACGGCTATGAAGAGACCAAGGTTAAGGTCACCGATATTAATTACGTCGATACGGTGCAGACCGCCATTGACGATATGGGCTTTGACACCTGGTCGATGGAAAGCATCCGCAAACCAATGGTTGAGCAGACCAAAAAAACTCAGATTTTCCTTGGGATGATCGCAGGCGTTTCGCTTTTTGTCGCATCGCTGGGCATCATCAACACCATGCTAATGAGTGTGTATGAGCGCACCCGCGAAATTGGCGTTATGAAGGTAGTCGGCTGTCACGTCAAGGATATCCGCACCCTGTTTCTTATGGAAGCCGGTTGCATCGGCCTGCTCGGCGGTATCGTAGGTATTGTTTTAAGTGGCTCTATTGCTTACCTGGTCAATTACATGGGCCTGAGCATTAGTTTCGGCACAGACATTTTCGGCAGAGGCGACGGCCCAGCGCAGATGTTCATCATCACACCGTGGCTTGTTATGCTGGCTCTGGTATTTTCAACCCTTATCGGCATTCTCTCTGGCTACTACCCGGCCAACCGCGCTGTTAAAATTTCGGCTCTAACCGCCATTAAACAAGAATAG
- a CDS encoding DHHW family protein, with translation MNKKNEKRGFPILPAFNVLLITVILAAVGTVSVLYGNRPTVSEIEKRELAPLPAFSLSSLLHGQYTKQLSTYFADTFPARENLMHLAGAIREHRGFRFNEVWFYDTSEQKSSIDSNLPLLPEHSAAPVVLPAASSGPEETQGAEVQEVLPSEESSEGTNVVNRADIAPPAAAASDPTMPFLPVDEVGGVDSVDEGVRMGAIFIYKDIGYTIFGGSNRMGQWYAQVLNTYQNVLGDHIKLYNLVVPSSIEFNLPEQFQSVTTPQKSRLENIAASLDPAITWVDVYEMLSQHKDEYLYYRTDHHWSTLGAYYAYAEFAKAAGFEPVPLEKMEKRTLDNFLGTLYSQTQNSRMASRPDHVDYYIMPTAYKCYQYRKGSPETAIRISLYGEYAQSYNSYSVFMHGDFPVTVIDTEIKNGRRIAVVKESFGNAFIPFLVNHYETVVVIDQRYLEKSFYDVLNEFNVNELLFINNIAAAHTAVRIQELASLPSRTYVPPESEAEPEDMTRVEDQQQAQSATGQQQEKS, from the coding sequence ATGAATAAGAAGAATGAAAAACGAGGATTCCCTATATTGCCGGCATTTAATGTGCTGCTAATCACCGTTATCCTTGCAGCGGTGGGCACAGTTTCGGTTTTGTATGGTAATCGCCCGACCGTGTCAGAAATAGAAAAGCGCGAATTGGCACCGCTGCCTGCGTTTTCGCTTTCTTCTTTGTTACACGGACAATACACCAAGCAGCTTTCAACTTATTTTGCCGATACCTTTCCCGCGCGGGAGAACCTTATGCATTTGGCCGGCGCGATTCGAGAACACAGAGGTTTTCGCTTTAACGAGGTTTGGTTCTACGATACTTCGGAGCAGAAATCTTCTATAGATTCAAATCTTCCCTTGCTGCCGGAACATTCGGCGGCTCCTGTAGTTTTACCGGCAGCTTCTTCGGGGCCTGAAGAGACACAGGGTGCTGAAGTTCAAGAAGTTCTGCCATCTGAAGAAAGTTCAGAAGGTACAAATGTTGTAAATCGAGCGGACATTGCCCCGCCAGCAGCTGCGGCAAGTGACCCTACTATGCCGTTTTTGCCTGTTGACGAAGTTGGAGGTGTGGATTCTGTTGACGAGGGTGTCCGAATGGGTGCAATATTCATCTACAAGGACATCGGATACACCATCTTTGGCGGCAGTAACCGGATGGGACAGTGGTATGCACAGGTGCTTAATACTTATCAGAATGTGCTCGGCGATCATATTAAACTTTATAATCTCGTGGTTCCTTCTTCGATTGAATTTAATTTGCCCGAGCAATTTCAAAGTGTTACGACACCACAGAAGTCCCGACTGGAGAACATTGCGGCCTCGCTTGATCCGGCTATCACTTGGGTAGATGTATATGAGATGCTTTCACAGCACAAGGACGAATATTTGTACTATCGTACCGATCATCATTGGAGCACTTTGGGCGCATACTATGCTTATGCTGAGTTTGCCAAGGCAGCTGGTTTTGAGCCGGTACCGCTTGAGAAAATGGAAAAGCGGACGCTGGATAATTTTTTGGGGACGCTTTATTCACAGACGCAAAACTCCAGAATGGCCAGTAGGCCCGATCATGTGGATTATTACATCATGCCAACGGCTTATAAATGTTATCAGTACCGAAAGGGTTCGCCCGAAACCGCTATCAGAATTTCGCTCTATGGCGAATATGCCCAAAGCTATAATTCTTATTCGGTGTTTATGCACGGTGATTTCCCTGTGACGGTTATTGATACTGAAATAAAGAATGGTCGACGCATCGCTGTGGTTAAAGAATCCTTTGGTAACGCGTTTATTCCGTTTTTGGTGAATCATTATGAAACGGTTGTGGTGATTGACCAGCGTTATCTAGAAAAAAGCTTTTACGACGTGCTTAATGAGTTTAACGTCAATGAGCTGTTGTTTATCAATAACATCGCTGCGGCACATACCGCAGTCAGAATTCAGGAGCTTGCCTCGTTGCCAAGCCGTACCTATGTTCCGCCAGAGTCGGAGGCTGAACCGGAGGATATGACCCGGGTAGAAGATCAGCAGCAGGCACAATCGGCAACCGGGCAGCAGCAGGAGAAATCATGA
- a CDS encoding MBOAT family O-acyltransferase, whose product MVFADLVFLYLFLPANLILYYISKNRTYRNLVLVLFSLFFYAWGEPIWIVLLLFSATVDYIHGLIIEQQRQKIGAKLAVVSSLVINLALLASFKYSGLIVVTVNNLFGTAFTPPSFALPIGISFYTFQTISYTIDVYRGDAEPQHNFGKFLLFVSLYHQLVAGPIVRYNEISERIEERHESWAEFSSGINRFLIGLTKKTLVANTAGKLAIPYLEGNIASLSVLGAWFGIILYALQIYYDFSGYSDMAIGLGHMFGFRHPENFRYPYISRSATEFWRRWHVSLGRFFRDYLYIPLGGNRRHMIFNLLITWLATGLWHGASWNFVLWGGYYGVLILIERLFLLNLLERLPRFISHLYFVILMLFGWVLFNYINLSDAFLYMGRMIGLNGAPLYDLSVWLDISSNGIWFFLSILFSLPVTVLLECIWERVPKLHQNRLGWVRPVFNIILLIVGTALLVGQSYNPFMYFRF is encoded by the coding sequence ATGGTTTTTGCTGATCTAGTTTTTTTGTATCTTTTTCTACCTGCAAATTTGATTTTGTATTACATATCAAAAAACCGCACCTACCGGAATCTGGTGTTGGTGTTGTTTTCACTGTTTTTTTATGCGTGGGGCGAGCCGATCTGGATCGTCCTTTTACTGTTTTCCGCAACAGTGGATTATATACATGGGCTGATTATAGAACAGCAACGCCAAAAGATTGGCGCAAAGCTGGCGGTAGTTTCTTCGTTGGTGATCAACTTGGCGCTTTTGGCCAGCTTTAAATATAGCGGTCTGATTGTAGTGACGGTGAACAATTTGTTCGGTACTGCGTTCACACCGCCATCCTTCGCGCTGCCGATCGGTATTTCATTTTATACTTTTCAGACGATTTCTTATACAATAGATGTTTATCGGGGCGATGCCGAGCCCCAACACAATTTCGGTAAGTTTTTGCTGTTTGTTTCGCTTTATCATCAGTTGGTGGCGGGGCCGATTGTGCGCTACAACGAAATTAGTGAGCGTATTGAAGAGCGTCACGAAAGCTGGGCGGAGTTTTCATCCGGCATCAATCGCTTTTTGATTGGTCTTACCAAGAAAACGCTGGTGGCCAATACGGCTGGCAAATTAGCTATCCCTTATCTCGAGGGGAATATTGCATCGCTTTCGGTGCTGGGTGCATGGTTTGGCATCATACTTTACGCACTGCAGATCTATTATGATTTTTCAGGATATTCGGATATGGCGATTGGGCTGGGCCATATGTTTGGCTTCCGCCATCCTGAGAATTTCCGTTACCCTTACATATCACGCTCGGCCACAGAGTTTTGGCGCAGGTGGCATGTGTCTCTGGGACGTTTTTTCAGGGATTATCTCTATATACCGCTTGGTGGAAACCGTCGGCATATGATATTCAATCTGTTAATTACATGGCTTGCAACCGGCTTGTGGCATGGCGCATCGTGGAATTTTGTGCTGTGGGGCGGTTATTATGGCGTACTAATATTAATAGAGCGCCTATTTTTGCTCAATCTGCTGGAACGCTTGCCGCGCTTTATTTCGCACCTATATTTTGTAATCCTGATGTTGTTTGGCTGGGTACTATTTAATTATATTAACCTGTCGGATGCCTTCTTATATATGGGCAGAATGATTGGGCTGAATGGTGCGCCGCTTTATGATCTTTCGGTCTGGCTTGACATCAGCAGCAATGGAATATGGTTTTTCCTCTCCATTCTGTTCAGCTTGCCGGTGACGGTTTTGCTTGAATGCATTTGGGAACGTGTTCCAAAGTTGCACCAAAACCGGCTGGGATGGGTGCGCCCTGTATTCAATATTATTTTACTGATAGTGGGAACCGCACTGCTTGTGGGGCAGAGTTATAACCCCTTTATGTATTTCAGATTCTAA
- a CDS encoding DMT family transporter, producing the protein MLISSQKKGILSLVVCACLWSTGGLFIKLISWNAMVLGGFRSAIAASVLWVALCKSGYACPIINRRTLLTGFFLGSTCSLFVAANKLTTAANAIVLQSANPIFVLLFCALFNHERITKRDATVVAIVMAGVALFFFDELSPGGILGNILALLSAVMLASAFVSACGSDSLHESMSGVLLGHLFSALIGLPFVFVFPPQLSLTSVGAILFLGLFQLGIPYTLFAVGTRYCPPIAVSLICMLEPIFNPVWVALFLHEIPGLPAIVGGIVVIATLAFWCVDNAKREPAKTL; encoded by the coding sequence TTGTTGATTTCTTCGCAAAAAAAAGGCATATTAAGTCTGGTCGTATGTGCTTGTCTGTGGAGCACGGGTGGGTTATTTATAAAGCTTATCAGTTGGAATGCTATGGTGCTTGGCGGCTTTCGCAGCGCCATAGCCGCCAGTGTTTTGTGGGTGGCACTATGTAAATCGGGTTACGCCTGTCCAATCATCAACCGACGGACACTGCTCACCGGCTTTTTTCTGGGTAGCACCTGCTCTTTGTTTGTGGCAGCGAACAAGCTGACCACAGCCGCCAACGCTATTGTGTTACAATCGGCAAATCCCATTTTTGTATTGCTGTTTTGCGCTCTGTTTAATCATGAGCGCATTACAAAGCGTGATGCAACGGTGGTCGCTATTGTAATGGCCGGCGTGGCACTGTTCTTCTTCGATGAGTTATCGCCCGGCGGAATTCTTGGCAACATTTTGGCGCTTCTTTCGGCCGTGATGTTGGCTTCAGCCTTTGTATCTGCTTGCGGCTCTGACTCGCTACACGAGAGTATGAGCGGCGTCTTGTTGGGGCATCTGTTCAGTGCGCTGATCGGTCTGCCATTTGTGTTTGTTTTTCCGCCGCAGCTGTCTTTGACCTCGGTTGGTGCTATTTTGTTTCTGGGTTTGTTCCAGCTTGGGATTCCCTACACGTTATTTGCAGTTGGCACTCGTTATTGCCCGCCTATCGCTGTTTCGCTCATCTGCATGCTTGAGCCCATATTCAACCCAGTTTGGGTCGCCTTGTTCCTGCATGAAATACCTGGGTTGCCCGCTATTGTAGGCGGTATTGTTGTCATCGCTACGTTGGCTTTTTGGTGTGTGGATAATGCAAAACGCGAACCAGCAAAAACACTTTAA
- a CDS encoding thymidine phosphorylase — protein sequence MRMYDVIHKKRDGGALTREELKFFVEGVTDGSIPDYQTSALMMAVYFQKMDRRETADLTDLMAHSGDMVDLSPIEGFKVDKHSTGGVGDKTTLIAAPIVAACGVRVAKMSGRGLGHTGGTVDKLESIPGFCTALSTEQFFDVVRKTGVAVVGQTGNLAPADKKLYALRDVTATVENISLIAASIMSKKLASGANGIVLDVKTGSGAFMKTVSDSIALAEEMVSIGEHTGRKTAALITDMDCPLGFAIGNTLEVIEAVETLRGHGPEDLTTVSLELAANMLYLGGRGDIAYCRALVQEALSSGKAFETLCAMVEAQGGDSAALRDTSLFKKANVAHTIKTQRAGYVTAMNTEEIGNTSVLLGAGRETKESTIDFAAGIMLHAKSGQWVEAGAPLATVYTDRSDALGLAEERLLEAFKVDSAPPAKRPLIFARVTLDGVEYYE from the coding sequence ATGAGGATGTACGATGTCATTCACAAAAAGCGCGACGGCGGGGCGTTGACTCGCGAGGAGTTAAAATTCTTTGTCGAGGGTGTTACCGATGGCAGCATACCGGACTATCAGACCTCAGCACTGATGATGGCAGTCTATTTTCAGAAGATGGACCGACGCGAAACCGCTGATCTCACCGACTTGATGGCGCATTCGGGCGATATGGTCGACCTGTCACCGATAGAAGGTTTTAAGGTGGATAAGCATTCCACCGGTGGCGTGGGGGATAAAACCACGTTGATTGCGGCGCCCATTGTCGCGGCATGTGGGGTGCGGGTGGCGAAGATGTCGGGACGCGGGCTGGGCCACACCGGCGGTACGGTTGACAAACTCGAGTCGATTCCGGGTTTTTGCACGGCACTTTCAACTGAGCAATTTTTTGACGTGGTACGCAAAACCGGCGTTGCGGTAGTGGGACAGACCGGAAATTTGGCTCCCGCTGATAAAAAGCTTTATGCGCTACGGGATGTGACCGCCACGGTGGAGAATATCTCGTTGATTGCCGCTTCGATTATGAGCAAGAAACTGGCTTCTGGCGCAAACGGCATTGTGCTCGACGTTAAAACCGGTAGCGGTGCGTTCATGAAAACTGTTTCAGATTCGATTGCGCTGGCTGAGGAGATGGTGTCTATCGGCGAGCACACCGGACGAAAAACCGCCGCGTTAATCACTGATATGGATTGTCCGTTGGGCTTTGCCATCGGAAATACATTGGAGGTTATCGAGGCGGTGGAAACGCTTCGCGGTCACGGGCCTGAGGATTTGACGACGGTATCGCTGGAACTTGCGGCCAATATGCTCTATTTGGGCGGCAGGGGGGATATCGCTTATTGCCGCGCACTAGTTCAGGAGGCTCTTTCCAGTGGAAAAGCGTTTGAGACATTGTGCGCTATGGTGGAGGCGCAGGGCGGCGACAGTGCTGCTCTGAGGGATACATCGCTATTTAAAAAAGCCAATGTGGCTCATACCATTAAAACGCAGCGCGCAGGCTATGTTACCGCGATGAACACCGAAGAAATTGGCAACACCTCGGTGCTATTGGGGGCAGGACGCGAAACGAAAGAGAGCACCATCGATTTTGCTGCGGGCATCATGCTGCACGCCAAATCCGGCCAATGGGTTGAAGCGGGCGCACCACTCGCCACTGTTTATACCGACCGTTCCGACGCACTGGGGCTTGCTGAAGAACGGCTGTTGGAGGCGTTTAAAGTTGACAGTGCACCACCTGCCAAAAGGCCGCTCATATTTGCACGCGTCACCCTTGACGGTGTGGAATATTATGAATGA
- the hisE gene encoding phosphoribosyl-ATP diphosphatase, with product MNDTIAGLFEVINMRKAQPQEGSYTCYLFEKGTDKILKKVGEEASEVIIAAKNGDNSETSNEICDLLYHLLVLMAEQDIPLEQVTDILEQRRLKIGNLKEFHISDHNS from the coding sequence ATGAACGATACTATCGCTGGGCTGTTTGAAGTTATCAACATGCGTAAGGCACAGCCGCAGGAGGGCTCATATACCTGTTATTTATTCGAAAAAGGTACTGATAAAATTTTGAAAAAAGTCGGTGAAGAAGCGTCTGAGGTTATTATCGCAGCAAAAAACGGCGATAATAGCGAAACCTCCAATGAGATATGCGATTTGCTCTATCACCTGCTGGTGCTGATGGCGGAGCAGGATATTCCTTTAGAGCAGGTAACGGATATACTAGAGCAGCGCCGCCTGAAAATCGGCAATCTTAAAGAATTTCACATAAGCGACCATAACAGTTAG
- a CDS encoding heavy-metal-associated domain-containing protein produces MSKASAYFNVTNVNGKHDVKQLKRELDTFRGVISVSVNDRTECIAVDFDTTGVRSDQLAKKIETLGYEITGSIVEDHIM; encoded by the coding sequence ATGTCAAAAGCAAGTGCGTATTTTAACGTAACCAACGTCAACGGCAAACATGATGTTAAGCAGCTCAAACGTGAGCTTGATACATTCAGAGGGGTAATTTCGGTCAGTGTCAATGACCGTACTGAGTGTATTGCTGTCGATTTTGATACAACCGGCGTCAGATCGGACCAGCTCGCAAAAAAGATTGAAACGCTGGGCTATGAAATTACCGGCAGCATTGTCGAAGACCATATCATGTAG
- a CDS encoding cation:proton antiporter has protein sequence MLTSLALIFLLGLLFGVLFERLKLPPLLGMIVTGMILGPHAFNLLDQSILNISAELRQLALVIILTRAGLSLDVADLKRVGRPAVLMCFVPASLEIIGVIIIAPIILGVTQLQAAIMGSVLAAVSPAVIVPRMITIMAEGYGKKHSIPQLILAGASVDDVFVIVLFTAFISLAAGGDFSAAGFAEIPVSIVLGIIVGAVCGLLLMTFFKRFKIRNSIKVLIMLSISFLLIECQNRLEGILPMSGLLAIMSLGIALYQKCPDLSEQLASKYNKLWLAAQILLFVLVGATVDLRYVKMQGYAAVIIVLGALLFRILGVWLCLIKTGLPLREKYFCMLAYTPKATVQAAIGAIPLSMGLAGGQQVLTVAVLSILITAPLGAMAIDRLYKKLLKQDGDT, from the coding sequence ATGCTAACCAGTCTTGCACTCATTTTCTTGTTGGGCTTATTGTTCGGCGTTCTATTCGAGCGCCTGAAGCTACCGCCTCTTTTGGGCATGATAGTGACCGGTATGATATTGGGGCCGCATGCGTTTAATTTGCTGGATCAGTCTATTTTGAACATCTCTGCGGAGCTACGCCAGCTTGCGCTGGTCATCATCCTGACAAGGGCGGGGTTATCGCTCGACGTGGCGGATTTAAAGCGGGTAGGCCGACCGGCGGTTTTAATGTGTTTTGTACCTGCTAGCTTGGAAATAATTGGTGTGATAATTATTGCGCCCATCATTTTAGGGGTTACGCAGTTGCAGGCAGCCATTATGGGCAGTGTACTCGCAGCCGTTTCACCCGCGGTTATTGTCCCGCGCATGATAACCATTATGGCGGAGGGTTATGGCAAAAAGCACAGTATTCCACAGCTTATCTTGGCTGGAGCTTCGGTGGATGACGTCTTTGTCATCGTGTTGTTTACAGCATTCATTTCGCTGGCAGCAGGGGGGGATTTTTCCGCAGCCGGTTTTGCTGAGATACCCGTTTCCATTGTCTTGGGCATTATTGTTGGCGCAGTGTGTGGTCTATTGCTCATGACATTTTTCAAACGGTTTAAAATACGCAACTCCATTAAGGTGCTGATAATGCTTAGCATCTCCTTTTTGCTTATAGAATGTCAAAACCGGTTGGAGGGGATTCTGCCGATGTCCGGTCTACTGGCTATTATGAGCTTGGGCATCGCGCTATATCAAAAATGCCCGGATTTATCCGAGCAGTTGGCGTCAAAATATAACAAGCTGTGGCTTGCTGCCCAGATTTTGCTATTTGTACTGGTTGGCGCAACAGTGGATTTAAGATATGTAAAAATGCAGGGTTATGCGGCGGTAATCATCGTGCTAGGCGCGTTGCTTTTCCGCATACTGGGTGTATGGCTTTGTCTGATTAAAACCGGGCTCCCTTTGCGGGAAAAATATTTTTGTATGCTGGCATATACGCCGAAAGCGACGGTGCAAGCCGCCATTGGTGCTATTCCGCTTTCAATGGGGCTAGCTGGCGGGCAGCAAGTTTTGACCGTGGCGGTGCTGTCTATTTTAATCACAGCGCCGCTTGGAGCAATGGCAATCGACCGGCTATACAAAAAATTACTAAAGCAAGATGGCGACACCTGA